The Nesterenkonia xinjiangensis genome contains a region encoding:
- a CDS encoding alpha-hydroxy acid oxidase, producing the protein MVERRLPKPRDLAPLMQFKKFDFNASRRRLSAALTIEDLRKIAKRRTPKAAFDYTDGAAEGELSLRRARQAFEDVEFSPSILRDVSTVDTSTTIFGGLSAQPFGIAPTGFTRLMQTEGEIAGASAAGAAGIPFTLSTLGTSSIEDVKAANPLGRNWFQLYVMKQREISYGLVERAAAAEFDTLFFTVDTPVAGARLRDKRNGFSIPPQLSLGTVVNAIPRPWWWIDFLTTPPLEFASLSSTGGTVGELLDSAMDPSISFEDLKVIRELFPGKIVVKGVQNVEDSTKLADLGVDGVVLSNHGGRQLDRAPIPFHLLPEVAREVGDDLEVTMDTGIMNGADIVSALAMGAKFTFVGRAYLYGLMAGGRAGVDRMIEILSEQVERTMKLLEVSSVEELEPKHVTQLQRLVPR; encoded by the coding sequence ATGGTTGAGCGCCGCCTCCCCAAGCCTCGCGACCTCGCGCCGCTGATGCAGTTCAAGAAGTTCGACTTCAATGCGAGTCGCCGGCGGCTCAGCGCCGCGCTGACCATCGAGGATCTGCGGAAGATCGCGAAGCGACGCACCCCGAAGGCGGCCTTCGACTACACCGACGGCGCCGCTGAAGGTGAGCTGTCCCTGCGGCGCGCCCGCCAGGCCTTCGAGGATGTGGAGTTCAGCCCCTCCATCCTGCGCGACGTCTCCACGGTGGACACCTCCACCACGATCTTCGGGGGTCTCTCCGCCCAGCCCTTCGGCATCGCCCCCACCGGATTCACCCGGCTGATGCAGACCGAGGGGGAGATCGCCGGCGCCTCGGCCGCAGGCGCCGCGGGCATCCCGTTCACGCTGTCGACCCTGGGCACCTCGTCCATCGAGGACGTCAAGGCGGCCAACCCGCTGGGGCGCAACTGGTTCCAGCTCTACGTGATGAAGCAGCGGGAGATCTCCTACGGCCTGGTGGAGCGCGCCGCTGCCGCCGAGTTCGACACCCTGTTCTTCACCGTGGACACTCCGGTCGCCGGGGCCCGGCTGAGGGACAAGCGCAACGGGTTCTCGATCCCTCCGCAGCTGAGCCTGGGGACCGTGGTCAACGCGATCCCGCGGCCCTGGTGGTGGATCGACTTCCTCACCACTCCTCCGCTGGAGTTCGCCTCACTGTCCTCCACCGGCGGCACGGTGGGGGAGCTGCTGGATTCGGCCATGGACCCCTCGATCAGCTTCGAGGACCTGAAGGTCATCCGTGAGCTGTTCCCCGGCAAGATCGTGGTCAAAGGCGTGCAGAACGTGGAGGACTCGACGAAGCTCGCCGATCTGGGCGTGGACGGCGTCGTGCTCTCCAACCACGGTGGTCGCCAGCTCGACCGCGCCCCGATCCCGTTCCACCTCCTGCCCGAGGTGGCCCGTGAGGTCGGGGACGACCTCGAGGTCACCATGGACACCGGCATCATGAACGGCGCCGACATCGTCTCCGCCCTGGCCATGGGCGCGAAGTTCACCTTCGTGGGCCGTGCCTACCTGTACGGCCTGATGGCCGGTGGGCGGGCCGGCGTCGACCGCATGATCGAGATCCTCAGCGAGCAGGTGGAGCGCACCATGAAGCTGCTGGAGGTCTCCAGCGTGGAGGAGCTCGAGCCCAAGCACGTCACCCAGCTGCAGCGGCTGGTGCCGCGATGA
- a CDS encoding rhamnulokinase: MSTTTTRPVTQHAAVDLGASSGRVVLGRVGPDTLELTEAARFANGPVHLPDGLRWNLLGLFGHALTGLGEAVRAAEDDGGITSVGIDSWAVDYGLLARTAGTNSSAPGGLSLLGAPFHYRDGRTAAGVQAVHRRVPFAELYRRNGLQFLPFNTLYQLAADELLTGPAAAAVEQALLVPDLLGQWLTGEARAEATNASTTGLVNVDTQNWDLELMERLGLARGLFPEIAAPGTTLGETRDELTPFLGGQRLPVTLVGSHDTASAIVGTPLSTPDAAYISCGTWGLVGLELEQAVVTDASREANFTNEGGVDGRFRFLTNVMGTWLLSETLRTWERETGRAQDLPTLLEAAEQVPEADVVIIDVQDERFVPPGDMPARVGAWCTEHDAPTPASKPALVRCLVESIAAGFARALDDAARLAERRVDVVHMVGGGSLNALLCQATADRSGRDVVAGPVEATAIGNLLIQARTAGTLSGELEDLRELITRSHSPVTYRPRR; the protein is encoded by the coding sequence ATGAGCACGACGACGACGCGTCCGGTCACCCAGCACGCCGCGGTGGACCTCGGCGCCTCCAGCGGGCGCGTGGTCCTCGGGCGGGTCGGCCCGGACACCCTGGAGCTGACCGAGGCGGCCCGCTTCGCCAACGGACCGGTCCACCTGCCCGACGGGCTGCGCTGGAACCTGCTGGGCCTGTTCGGCCATGCCCTGACCGGGCTCGGAGAGGCGGTGCGCGCCGCCGAGGACGACGGGGGCATCACCTCGGTGGGGATCGATTCCTGGGCGGTGGACTACGGCCTGCTGGCCCGCACAGCCGGCACGAACAGCTCAGCACCGGGAGGGCTCTCGCTGCTGGGTGCTCCCTTCCATTATCGGGACGGTCGTACCGCCGCCGGGGTCCAGGCGGTGCACCGGCGGGTGCCCTTCGCCGAGCTGTACCGGCGCAACGGCCTGCAGTTCCTGCCGTTCAACACGCTGTACCAGCTGGCCGCCGACGAGCTGCTCACCGGACCGGCTGCCGCCGCCGTGGAACAAGCCCTGCTGGTCCCTGATCTGCTGGGCCAGTGGCTCACCGGTGAGGCCCGGGCGGAGGCCACCAACGCCTCCACCACCGGGCTGGTGAACGTGGACACCCAGAACTGGGACCTGGAGCTGATGGAGAGGCTCGGCCTGGCACGGGGACTGTTCCCGGAGATCGCCGCTCCCGGCACCACCCTGGGGGAGACCCGTGACGAGCTGACGCCCTTCCTGGGCGGTCAGCGCCTGCCGGTCACCCTCGTCGGTTCCCATGACACCGCCAGTGCGATCGTCGGCACCCCGCTGTCCACCCCGGATGCGGCCTACATCTCCTGCGGCACGTGGGGGCTGGTGGGTCTCGAGCTGGAGCAGGCGGTGGTCACCGATGCCAGTCGCGAGGCCAACTTCACCAACGAGGGCGGCGTGGACGGCCGGTTCCGGTTCCTCACCAACGTGATGGGCACCTGGCTGCTCTCCGAGACGCTGCGCACCTGGGAACGGGAGACCGGCCGTGCCCAGGACCTGCCGACGCTGCTGGAGGCCGCTGAGCAGGTGCCGGAGGCCGATGTGGTGATCATCGACGTGCAGGACGAGCGCTTCGTGCCGCCGGGAGACATGCCCGCCCGGGTCGGCGCCTGGTGCACCGAACATGATGCGCCGACACCGGCCTCGAAGCCGGCGCTGGTGCGCTGCCTGGTGGAGTCCATCGCCGCCGGTTTCGCCCGCGCCCTGGACGACGCCGCCCGGCTGGCCGAGCGGAGGGTCGACGTCGTCCACATGGTCGGCGGCGGGTCGCTGAATGCACTGCTCTGCCAGGCCACCGCGGACCGCAGCGGGCGCGACGTCGTCGCAGGTCCCGTGGAGGCCACTGCGATCGGCAACCTGCTCATCCAGGCCCGCACCGCCGGCACGCTGAGCGGAGAGCTGGAGGACCTGCGGGAGCTGATCACCCGCAGCCACTCGCCGGTCACCTACCGGCCCCGACGCTGA
- a CDS encoding bifunctional aldolase/short-chain dehydrogenase: protein MTNPTVADLITRSNRLGADPKNTNYAGGNTSAKGVDTDPVTGEEVELLWVKGSGGDLGTLKETGLATLRLDRMRAMVGTYPGVEREDEMVAGFDYCLHGKGGAAPSIDTAMHGLVDAAHVDHLHPDSGIAIATAADGEELTRTIFGEKVVWVPWRRPGFQLGLDIAEIKEKNPQAIGCILGGHGITAWGETSEESEKNSLWIIDTAAEYVEKHSRPEPFGPALDGYGALPSAERRAKAAALMPTIRAIASADRPQVGHFTDDDVVLDFLGHAEHPRLAEMGTSCPDHFLRTKVKPLVLDMPADASVEDAKARLLELHEAYRADYQAYYDRHADADSPAIRGADPAIILIPGVGMFSFGKDKQTARVAGEFYLNAINVMRGAEGLSTYAPIDEREKFRIEYWALEEAKLQRMPKPKPLATRIALVTGAASGIGKAIAARLVAEGAVVAIADLNLEKAQEVAAEFGGPDKAVGIAADVSDENAVQAAIEETLLAFGGLDLVVNNAGLSLSKSLLETTARDWDLQHDVMAKGSFLVSKTAAKALIEQGLGGDILYISSKNSVFAGPNNIAYSATKADQAHQVRLLAAELGEHQIRVNGINPDGVVQGSGIFSSGWGANRAKTYGIEEKDLGRFYAQRTILKREVLPENVANAAFALVSSDLSHTTGLHVPVDAGVAAAFLR, encoded by the coding sequence ATGACGAACCCCACCGTCGCTGACCTGATCACCCGCTCCAACCGGCTCGGAGCCGACCCGAAGAACACCAACTACGCCGGCGGCAACACCTCTGCTAAGGGCGTTGACACCGACCCGGTCACCGGCGAGGAGGTCGAGCTGCTCTGGGTCAAGGGCTCCGGCGGGGACCTCGGCACGCTGAAGGAGACCGGCCTGGCCACGCTGCGCCTGGACCGCATGCGGGCCATGGTCGGCACCTACCCCGGCGTGGAGCGTGAGGACGAGATGGTCGCCGGGTTCGACTACTGCCTGCACGGCAAGGGCGGGGCCGCGCCCTCGATCGACACCGCGATGCACGGACTGGTCGACGCCGCCCACGTGGACCACCTGCACCCGGATTCGGGCATCGCCATCGCCACCGCCGCTGACGGCGAGGAGCTGACCAGGACCATCTTCGGCGAGAAGGTCGTCTGGGTGCCCTGGCGCCGTCCCGGCTTCCAGCTGGGTCTGGACATCGCGGAGATCAAGGAGAAGAACCCGCAGGCCATCGGCTGCATCCTCGGCGGCCACGGCATCACCGCCTGGGGTGAGACCTCCGAGGAGTCTGAGAAGAACTCGCTGTGGATCATCGACACCGCCGCCGAGTACGTCGAGAAGCACTCCCGGCCCGAGCCCTTCGGCCCGGCTCTGGACGGCTACGGCGCGCTGCCGTCAGCCGAGCGGCGTGCCAAGGCCGCCGCTCTGATGCCGACCATCCGCGCCATCGCCAGTGCGGACCGGCCGCAGGTCGGCCACTTCACCGACGACGACGTCGTCCTGGACTTCCTCGGCCACGCCGAGCATCCGCGGCTGGCAGAGATGGGCACCTCCTGCCCGGACCACTTCCTGCGCACCAAGGTCAAGCCGCTGGTCCTCGACATGCCCGCCGACGCCTCCGTGGAGGACGCCAAGGCCCGGCTGCTGGAGCTGCACGAGGCCTATCGCGCGGACTACCAGGCCTACTACGACCGTCACGCCGACGCTGACAGCCCCGCCATCCGCGGCGCGGACCCCGCCATCATCCTCATCCCCGGTGTGGGCATGTTCTCCTTCGGCAAGGACAAGCAGACCGCCCGGGTCGCCGGGGAGTTCTACCTCAACGCGATCAACGTGATGCGCGGCGCCGAAGGGCTGTCCACCTATGCGCCCATCGATGAGCGGGAGAAGTTCCGCATCGAGTACTGGGCGCTGGAGGAGGCCAAGCTGCAGCGGATGCCGAAGCCCAAGCCGCTGGCCACCCGCATCGCGCTGGTCACCGGGGCGGCGTCGGGCATCGGCAAGGCCATCGCCGCACGTCTGGTGGCCGAGGGCGCCGTCGTCGCCATCGCGGACCTGAACCTGGAGAAGGCCCAGGAGGTCGCCGCGGAGTTCGGCGGCCCCGACAAGGCGGTGGGCATCGCCGCGGACGTCTCCGACGAGAACGCGGTGCAGGCGGCGATCGAAGAGACCCTGCTGGCCTTCGGGGGCCTGGACCTGGTGGTCAACAACGCCGGGCTGTCCCTGAGCAAGTCGCTGCTGGAGACCACCGCCAGGGACTGGGACCTGCAGCACGACGTGATGGCCAAGGGCTCCTTCCTGGTCTCCAAGACCGCCGCCAAGGCACTCATCGAGCAGGGACTGGGTGGAGACATCCTCTACATCTCCTCGAAGAACAGCGTCTTCGCCGGACCGAACAACATCGCCTACTCCGCGACCAAGGCCGACCAAGCCCATCAGGTGCGCCTGCTGGCCGCCGAGCTCGGGGAGCACCAGATCCGCGTCAACGGCATCAACCCCGACGGAGTGGTCCAGGGTTCGGGCATCTTCTCCTCCGGCTGGGGCGCCAACCGTGCCAAGACCTACGGCATCGAGGAGAAGGACCTGGGCAGGTTCTACGCCCAGCGCACCATCCTCAAGCGCGAAGTGCTCCCGGAGAACGTCGCCAACGCGGCCTTTGCGCTGGTCAGCTCGGACCTGTCCCACACCACCGGGCTGCACGTGCCGGTCGATGCCGGCGTCGCGGCCGCCTTCCTGCGCTGA
- a CDS encoding alpha/beta hydrolase codes for MHRTVVAELDAVGTQDHVLDGPHGPLPVRLYRGQDAAPARPGPALVWAHGGGFAYGDVEMAEADWVARSLAARGIPVVSVGYRLAPALHELDAGDLAQAGPEAGVHYPVPGEELAAAFDWTRTRAADLGAAPDQVSLGGASAGGNLAAGVALTRLRRSGHDGGGNEAGHQPAQLILAYPTLHAVQPPTPAELRALLDADPEADRFGAEPVRRMYENYLGGTVDDAPVGAVPGTATVAELTGHPPTTIVTGEVDELRVSAEAYAAALREAGVDVEIHMAQGVRHGHLNRPDEGPAAEQTIDWFAARMLRTV; via the coding sequence ATGCACCGGACCGTCGTCGCCGAGCTCGACGCCGTCGGGACGCAGGACCACGTGCTGGACGGCCCGCACGGACCGCTGCCGGTGCGTCTCTACCGCGGGCAGGATGCTGCGCCGGCCCGCCCGGGGCCCGCGCTGGTCTGGGCGCACGGAGGCGGATTCGCCTACGGTGACGTGGAGATGGCCGAGGCCGACTGGGTCGCCCGTTCTCTGGCCGCCCGCGGCATCCCGGTGGTCTCGGTGGGCTATCGGCTGGCGCCGGCCCTCCATGAGCTCGACGCCGGAGACCTGGCTCAGGCTGGCCCTGAGGCCGGTGTGCACTACCCCGTGCCCGGCGAGGAGCTCGCCGCCGCCTTCGACTGGACCCGCACACGTGCCGCCGACCTCGGTGCGGCCCCCGACCAGGTGAGCCTCGGTGGGGCCAGCGCCGGTGGGAACCTGGCTGCCGGCGTCGCGCTGACCCGGCTGCGCCGATCAGGGCACGATGGTGGCGGGAACGAGGCGGGCCACCAGCCTGCCCAGCTGATCCTCGCCTACCCCACCCTGCACGCCGTGCAGCCGCCCACCCCGGCAGAGCTGCGCGCCCTGCTAGACGCCGACCCGGAGGCCGACAGGTTCGGTGCGGAACCAGTGCGACGCATGTACGAGAACTACCTCGGCGGCACCGTCGATGACGCACCTGTGGGCGCGGTACCCGGCACCGCCACCGTCGCAGAGCTCACCGGCCACCCGCCGACGACGATCGTCACCGGCGAGGTGGACGAGCTGCGGGTCTCCGCCGAGGCCTACGCCGCGGCGCTGCGCGAAGCCGGCGTCGACGTCGAAATCCACATGGCCCAGGGTGTCCGGCACGGACACCTCAACCGGCCCGATGAGGGCCCCGCCGCCGAGCAGACGATCGACTGGTTCGCCGCCCGGATGCTGCGCACCGTCTGA
- the rhaI gene encoding L-rhamnose isomerase, whose product MTTFAEIAPQLEHQAIEVPSWAYGNSGTRFKVFGTPGTPRTVEEKIADAAAVHRFTGLAPKVALHIPWDLVEDFAALRVYANDLGVELGTINSNTFQDDDYKFGGLTHHDPTIRQKAIDHHLECVEVMGATGSRDLKIWLADGSNYPGQADIRGRQDRLADSLQAIYAQLSGDQRLVLEYKFFEPAFYHTDVPDWGTALAHVQALGENASVCLDTGHHAPGTNIEFIVAQLLRLGKLGSFDFNSRFYADDDLIVGAADPFQLFRILFEVIRGGGYGPDSEVAFMLDQCHNVEKKIPGQIRSVLNVQEMTARALLVDRESLEAAQQEGDVLGAHEIFMDAFYTDVRADLASWREARGLPAHPMQAYAESGHQETIEAERVGGTQVGWGA is encoded by the coding sequence ATGACGACCTTCGCAGAGATCGCTCCGCAGCTGGAGCACCAGGCGATCGAGGTGCCCTCCTGGGCCTACGGCAACTCCGGCACCCGCTTCAAGGTGTTCGGCACTCCCGGCACCCCCCGCACAGTGGAGGAGAAGATCGCCGACGCTGCTGCCGTGCACCGATTCACCGGTCTGGCGCCGAAGGTCGCCCTGCACATCCCCTGGGACCTCGTCGAGGACTTCGCCGCCCTGCGGGTCTACGCGAATGATCTGGGCGTGGAGCTGGGGACCATCAACTCCAACACCTTCCAGGACGACGACTACAAGTTCGGCGGTCTGACCCACCACGATCCGACCATCCGGCAGAAGGCCATCGACCACCACCTGGAGTGTGTCGAGGTCATGGGTGCCACGGGTTCCCGTGACCTGAAGATCTGGCTGGCCGACGGCTCCAACTACCCCGGTCAGGCTGACATCCGCGGCCGCCAGGACCGCCTGGCGGACTCCCTGCAGGCCATCTACGCCCAGCTCAGCGGCGACCAGCGCCTGGTGCTGGAGTACAAGTTCTTCGAGCCGGCGTTCTACCACACCGATGTCCCGGACTGGGGCACCGCGCTGGCCCATGTGCAGGCCCTGGGGGAGAACGCCAGCGTCTGCCTGGACACCGGCCACCACGCGCCGGGCACCAACATCGAGTTCATCGTCGCCCAGCTCCTGCGCCTGGGGAAGCTCGGCTCCTTCGACTTCAACTCTCGCTTCTACGCCGATGACGATCTCATCGTCGGCGCGGCCGATCCCTTCCAGCTCTTCCGGATCCTCTTCGAGGTCATCCGCGGCGGCGGCTACGGTCCGGACTCTGAGGTGGCGTTCATGCTCGACCAGTGCCACAACGTGGAGAAGAAGATCCCCGGTCAGATCCGCAGCGTGCTCAACGTCCAGGAGATGACCGCCCGCGCACTGCTGGTCGATCGCGAGTCCCTCGAGGCCGCGCAGCAGGAGGGCGACGTGCTCGGCGCCCACGAGATCTTCATGGACGCCTTCTACACTGATGTCCGCGCCGACCTCGCCTCCTGGCGCGAGGCCCGCGGCCTGCCGGCCCATCCGATGCAGGCCTACGCCGAATCCGGCCACCAGGAGACGATCGAGGCCGAGCGCGTGGGCGGCACCCAGGTGGGCTGGGGAGCCTGA
- a CDS encoding BNR repeat-containing protein has product MEAVESVPVGRAWAGMHVGFDLLTEGADQYVGWWNAERRLAVAHRTLGVSGAEHSAWTHRVLDETLGWDSHNHISLGLDRGGHLHVSGNMHNDPMVYFRTQVPGDVTTLTRHDHLVDSATEQSVTYPEFLTLQDGRLAFSHRDGGSGDGVTYVDVYDEPSRSWRRLVDAPLFDGSAQNGEGPWSAYFQGPELGPDGAFHLLWMWRETPDAATNSLLSYARSEDLLTWTDAHGRPLEAPFTYGAGHVVDPVPARAGLLNGNARLGFDAEGQVHVTFHKYDDDGFSQIWVARPARAEPAGDSAGPWEVHQLTDWQRRWDFGGQGTLIFEVQLLGSRAQPDGRVRVDLRVFGEQRSIMMDRDLRPLVEIPAPPWPGGLAEVRGDFPGLQVNLQKGRGKEAVHGGHVLRWESLPENRDLPYEKYPQSSRLDVVSLPKA; this is encoded by the coding sequence ATGGAGGCTGTCGAGAGCGTGCCGGTCGGACGTGCGTGGGCCGGGATGCACGTCGGGTTCGACCTGCTGACTGAGGGGGCGGACCAATACGTGGGCTGGTGGAACGCCGAGCGGCGGCTCGCCGTGGCCCACCGGACCCTGGGCGTCTCGGGGGCCGAGCACTCCGCCTGGACGCATCGGGTCCTCGACGAGACCCTCGGCTGGGACTCCCACAACCACATCTCCCTGGGCCTGGATCGCGGCGGCCACCTGCATGTCTCCGGCAACATGCACAACGACCCCATGGTCTACTTCCGCACGCAGGTGCCCGGCGACGTCACCACTCTCACGCGGCATGACCACCTCGTGGACTCCGCCACCGAGCAGTCCGTGACCTATCCGGAGTTCCTCACGCTTCAGGACGGGCGGCTGGCCTTCAGCCATCGCGACGGCGGCTCCGGCGACGGCGTCACCTACGTCGACGTCTACGACGAACCCTCCCGGAGCTGGCGGCGGCTCGTGGACGCGCCGCTCTTCGACGGCTCAGCCCAGAACGGCGAGGGCCCCTGGAGCGCCTACTTCCAGGGGCCCGAGCTGGGGCCCGACGGGGCCTTCCATCTGCTCTGGATGTGGCGCGAGACCCCCGACGCCGCCACGAACTCCCTGCTCTCCTATGCGCGCAGCGAGGACCTGCTCACCTGGACCGATGCCCATGGCCGTCCGCTGGAGGCTCCGTTCACCTACGGAGCCGGTCACGTGGTGGATCCCGTCCCGGCGCGAGCGGGTCTGCTGAACGGCAACGCCCGGCTCGGCTTCGACGCCGAGGGTCAGGTCCACGTGACCTTTCACAAATACGACGACGACGGCTTCTCCCAGATCTGGGTCGCCCGACCCGCCCGTGCGGAGCCCGCCGGGGACTCGGCGGGCCCCTGGGAGGTCCATCAGCTCACCGACTGGCAGCGTCGCTGGGATTTCGGCGGGCAGGGGACGCTGATCTTCGAGGTGCAGCTGCTCGGCTCGCGAGCGCAGCCCGACGGTCGGGTGCGGGTCGACCTCCGCGTCTTCGGCGAGCAGCGCAGCATCATGATGGATCGGGATCTGCGGCCGCTGGTGGAGATCCCCGCGCCGCCCTGGCCCGGTGGTCTCGCCGAGGTGCGCGGAGACTTCCCCGGGCTGCAGGTCAATCTCCAGAAGGGCCGCGGCAAGGAGGCTGTCCACGGGGGTCATGTCCTCCGCTGGGAGAGTCTGCCGGAGAATCGTGATCTGCCCTACGAGAAGTACCCGCAGAGCAGCCGGTTGGACGTGGTGAGCCTGCCGAAGGCCTAG
- a CDS encoding MFS transporter produces the protein MSDSLNPVQRRRAWWTAGVAGMASYMDAGAIVTTGTALVLYREEFGFAEFQYGQLSALLTAMIAVGALIGGPLADRFGRRRVFTLTLFLYILAAGIMVFAPDAGWLYVGILLLGFSSGADLPSALAMIAESAPDGEEGKFVTLSHALWMIVIPIVNVIGIFVGDMGADGARLMYAHLLVVAVVVLILRWRLPESEMWQQKREAVRTGSIDKASLKVLFGPTYLWALIGVSLFYGIQNIAANSNGQYAIYLFTDVGGATVSTASLLNVIAVVIGLGGTFLVMRFSDTPLRMPLFLLGTVLAVAAWVLPGMLGVSTATVFLMAALFWFAQQPSGEPMFKIWSQEIFPTEYRSAAQGVAIAFTRAVAAGAALVTPLIIEQSVTLFFYCIAGVLLTAGLIGWFWVSRMPQVIHQEKAGGPQSATVLAERAR, from the coding sequence ATGTCTGACTCACTCAACCCCGTACAGCGTCGTCGAGCCTGGTGGACGGCCGGTGTGGCCGGCATGGCCTCCTATATGGACGCCGGCGCCATCGTCACCACCGGCACCGCTCTGGTGCTGTATCGCGAAGAGTTCGGCTTCGCTGAGTTTCAGTACGGTCAGCTCTCAGCTCTGCTGACCGCGATGATCGCCGTCGGCGCGCTGATCGGCGGCCCGCTCGCCGACCGCTTCGGCCGCCGGCGGGTCTTCACCCTGACGCTGTTCCTCTACATCCTCGCCGCCGGCATCATGGTCTTCGCCCCCGATGCGGGCTGGCTGTACGTCGGCATCCTGCTGCTCGGCTTCTCCTCGGGGGCGGATCTGCCGTCGGCCCTGGCGATGATCGCCGAGTCCGCGCCCGACGGTGAGGAGGGCAAGTTCGTCACGCTCTCCCACGCGCTGTGGATGATCGTGATCCCCATCGTCAACGTGATCGGGATCTTCGTCGGCGACATGGGGGCCGACGGGGCGCGGCTGATGTATGCGCACCTGCTCGTCGTCGCCGTCGTCGTGCTCATCCTGCGCTGGCGCCTGCCTGAGTCGGAGATGTGGCAGCAGAAGCGGGAGGCCGTCCGCACCGGCTCCATCGACAAGGCGAGCCTGAAGGTGCTCTTCGGGCCCACGTACCTGTGGGCGCTGATCGGGGTCTCGCTGTTCTACGGCATCCAGAACATCGCCGCGAACTCCAACGGACAGTACGCCATCTATCTCTTCACCGACGTCGGAGGTGCCACAGTCTCCACCGCCTCGTTGCTGAACGTCATCGCCGTCGTGATCGGTCTCGGCGGCACCTTCCTGGTCATGCGGTTCAGCGACACGCCGCTGCGCATGCCGCTGTTCCTCCTCGGCACTGTCCTGGCCGTGGCGGCCTGGGTGCTGCCGGGGATGCTGGGCGTGAGCACGGCGACGGTCTTCCTGATGGCCGCGCTCTTCTGGTTCGCCCAGCAGCCCTCGGGGGAGCCGATGTTCAAGATCTGGTCCCAGGAGATCTTCCCGACCGAATACCGCAGCGCCGCCCAGGGTGTCGCCATCGCCTTCACCCGTGCGGTGGCCGCAGGTGCGGCGCTGGTGACGCCCCTGATCATCGAGCAGAGCGTCACGCTGTTCTTCTACTGCATCGCCGGAGTGCTGCTCACCGCCGGGCTCATCGGCTGGTTCTGGGTGTCACGGATGCCGCAGGTCATCCATCAGGAGAAGGCCGGTGGGCCGCAGAGCGCCACGGTGCTGGCGGAGCGAGCGCGGTAG
- a CDS encoding ABC transporter substrate-binding protein — protein sequence MTRTSRPHRTLHLTAALGVSAALTLSACGSPDEGSLRFAWWGSTERNQLTQEALEAFEAETGLSVSGESSDTAGHFDRLATAVAGGDAPDVFTLGGAYPGEYADRGALLDLDTVSDRLDLGTLDESALENGQIDGTQYALSTGSNALAVIVNPALLEEAGAERPDPQTWTWEDFEEIAEQVAENTDAYGADGFDHDTVEVFARQHGEPLYTEEGQVGVTQDALEDMLTRMQDMVDTGAAPPASVITEQEGAAPEETLLATGQVAMTIDWSNFLSTFSQSVGEELELWPLPGEAETPGVWQQSSQFYAISADTEDSEAAAELIDFLVNSPAAVEIMGLERGVPDNPEMREILSGSLDEDQQAEVDYIEEVAERETAQRWIGPAGSTAIEDITPRIIDLLLHQGVTPSDAAEQWLDEARAAVGE from the coding sequence ATGACACGCACATCCCGCCCGCATCGCACGCTCCACCTGACCGCCGCACTGGGCGTCAGCGCGGCCCTGACGCTCTCCGCCTGCGGATCGCCCGACGAGGGATCCCTCCGCTTCGCCTGGTGGGGCAGCACCGAGCGCAACCAGCTCACCCAGGAGGCCCTCGAGGCCTTCGAGGCCGAGACCGGACTCAGCGTCTCCGGGGAGTCCTCCGACACCGCCGGGCACTTCGACCGCCTGGCCACAGCTGTCGCAGGCGGCGACGCCCCCGACGTCTTCACCCTCGGCGGCGCCTACCCGGGAGAGTATGCCGACCGCGGCGCCCTGCTGGACCTGGACACCGTCAGCGACCGTCTCGACCTGGGCACGCTCGACGAGAGCGCGCTGGAGAACGGGCAGATCGACGGCACCCAGTACGCCCTCTCCACAGGAAGCAACGCGCTGGCGGTCATCGTCAACCCCGCGCTCCTCGAAGAGGCCGGCGCCGAGAGGCCGGACCCGCAGACCTGGACCTGGGAGGACTTCGAGGAGATCGCCGAGCAGGTGGCCGAGAACACCGACGCCTACGGGGCGGACGGCTTCGACCACGACACGGTGGAGGTCTTCGCACGCCAGCACGGCGAACCCCTCTACACCGAGGAGGGTCAGGTCGGCGTCACCCAGGACGCCCTCGAGGACATGCTGACCCGCATGCAGGACATGGTCGACACCGGCGCCGCACCGCCGGCCAGTGTCATCACCGAGCAGGAGGGCGCCGCGCCCGAGGAGACCCTGCTGGCCACCGGGCAGGTCGCGATGACGATCGACTGGAGCAACTTCCTCTCCACCTTCTCGCAGTCCGTGGGCGAGGAGCTCGAGCTGTGGCCGCTGCCCGGCGAGGCGGAGACCCCCGGCGTGTGGCAGCAGTCCTCGCAGTTCTACGCGATCTCCGCCGACACCGAGGACTCGGAGGCCGCCGCCGAGCTGATCGACTTCCTGGTGAACTCCCCTGCCGCAGTGGAGATCATGGGCCTGGAGCGTGGAGTGCCGGACAACCCGGAGATGCGCGAGATCCTCAGCGGCTCACTCGACGAGGACCAGCAGGCCGAGGTGGACTACATCGAGGAGGTTGCCGAGCGCGAGACGGCGCAGCGGTGGATCGGCCCGGCCGGATCCACCGCGATCGAGGACATCACTCCGCGAATCATCGATCTGCTGCTGCACCAGGGCGTGACCCCGTCGGACGCCGCCGAGCAGTGGCTGGACGAGGCTCGCGCCGCCGTCGGGGAGTGA